A section of the Phaseolus vulgaris cultivar G19833 chromosome 8, P. vulgaris v2.0, whole genome shotgun sequence genome encodes:
- the LOC137824995 gene encoding uncharacterized protein — MGWQQPNRKGDLMAESVNNIIQCNNRLKIEDNDVESVRIWDLGHNLGLQCPGDEESIVRELDRLEARDNEVKKVSRVGYSNIGWIHNEGTNAAGSIVTMWHKDAFSFGSQVVGTGFIAVVGQHLKTNRQCIVVNVYAPCNQNEKVVLWDVLTTLKQQYHNMAWCFCGYFIAVRRDDERKGVRGCSRQRKEIDIFNCFIENNGLLDIPFVGKKYTWFKSNGTAKSRLDRILVSQEWLQIWPASKQYVQQRTVSDHCALVVKSLDKDWGPKPFRSFDAWFMEPNFLTMVKEKWKSYNVQGKQYVKLKDKLKLQKLDLKMWSRNTYGCLESNKKHIVKEIEELDGKDDNDALTGDGNMRRLELFSQLGLVDKKIDSMYRQKTRLNWLKYGDINSKFFHLAIRWRRLRNEVKGVEVDSQWCEEPEVVRREARLLFENRFKATHDYGVNMGSLEFKTLTLEVSRNMIACFSEEEVKEAIWQCEGAKSPDPDGFNFNFIKNCWDVMKSDIMEAMHSFHASGSFPKGC; from the exons ATGGGGTGGCAGCAGCCCAACCGAAAAGGAGATCTAATGGCGGAATCGGTGAACAATATCATTCAATGTAATAATCGCCTGAAGATAGAAGATAATGATGTCGAATCAGTTAGAATATGGGATTTGGGTCACAACCTGGGGCTGCAATGCCCAGGGGATGAGGAAAGCATTGTTAGAGAGTTGGATCGATTGGAGGCTAGGGACAATGAAGTCAAAAAGGTGTCTCGGGTG GGTTATAGTAACATCGGTTGGATTCATAATGAAGGGACTAATGCGGCAGGTAGTATTGTAACAATGTGGCACAAAGACGCCTTCTCTTTTGGTAGTCAGGTTGTAGGTACTGGTTTCATCGCTGTTGTGGGTCAACACCTCAAAACGAACAGACAGTGCATAGTTGTGAACGTCTATGCTCCGTGTAACCAAAATGAAAAGGTGGTGTTGTGGGACGTCCTCACGACTCTCAAGCAGCAATATCATAATATGGCTTGGTGTTTCTGTGGATATTTCATTGCTGTAAGGAGAGATGATGAAAGAAAAGGGGTCAGAGGTTGCTCAAGACAAAGGAAGGAGATTGACATTTTCAATTGTTTCATTGAGAATAATGGACTCTTAGACATTCCCTTTGTTGGTAAAAAGTATACATGGTTCAAATCAAATGGCACAGCTAAGAGCAGGTTAGATAGAATCTTAGTGTCCCAAGAGTGGCTTCAAATATGGCCAGCATCTAAGCAGTATGTGCAACAGAGAACGGTATCGGACCATTGTGCCCTGGTGGTGAAATCGCTAGATAAAGACTGGGGCCCTAAACCCTTTAGATCCTTTGACGCATGGTTCATGGAGCCGAATTTTCTGACGATGGTAAAGGAAAAGTGGAAATCGTACAATGTACAAGGTAAACAGTATGTCAAACTCAAAGATAAGTTGAAGCTTCAGAAGTTGGATCTTAAAATGTGGAGTAGAAACACCTATGGTTGTTTAGAATCTAATAAGAAGCATATTGTGAAGGAAATTGAGGAGCTGGATGGAAAAGATGATAATGATGCTCTTACAGGAGATGGGAATATGAGACGGCTGGAACTATTCAGTCAGTTGGGGTTGGTTGATAAGAAGATAGATTCTATGTACAGACAAAAAACAAGATTAAACTGGCTCAAATATGGGGACATTAACTCAAAGTTCTTCCACTTGGCAATTAGATGGAGAAGACTAAGGAATGAGGTGAAAGGGGTAGAAGTTGACTCTCAATGGTGTGAGGAGCCGGAAGTTGTTCGCAGGGAGGCAAGGCTGCTATTTGAAAACAGATTCAAAGCTACGCATGACTATGGTGTTAATATGGGGTCGTTGGAGTTTAAAACTTTAACCTTGGAGGTTAGTAGGAATATGATAGCTTGCTTCTCTGAGGAAGAAGTGAAGGAAGCCATATGGCAGTGCGAAGGGGCAAAGAGTCCGGATCCGGATGGCTTCAACTTTAACTTCATTAAGAACTGCTGGGACGTCATGAAATCTGACATTATGGAAGCTATGCACTCTTTCCATGCTTCAGGGTCATTTCCAAAGGGGTGTTGA